The window TATCTCTCTTGCTGGCGCTGGCTGTGTCGGCAAGTCCCCTGAGCCAGGCTGCGCCTGCCAAGAAACCCGGCAAGAAAAGCGCGCACAGCCGCGTCAAGGCGGGAGCCAAGGCGCCGGCGCGCAAGATGGCGCCGCTGGTGGCCCTGCCCGTGGCGGCCGGCGCGGCTGCGGCGGCCCAGGCCGGCGACGCCATCGTGTTCAGCGAATCGGACGCGGTCAATGCCTTCGCCGACGAGCTGGCCCTGCGCCACGGTTTTCCGCGCGCCGAGCTGGGCGCGCTGATCGGCCAGATCCGCTATATCGATGCGGCGGTCCAGCTGGTCAAGCCGGCGCCCAAGGGCAAGCCCAAGAACTGGCAGAACTACAAGCGGGTGACGATCGAACCGGTCCGCATCAGGGCGGGCGTATCGTTCTGGAACCAGCACGCCGCCGTGCTGGCGCGCGCGCAGGCCGAATATGGCGTGCCGGCCGAGATTATCGTCGGCATCATCGGCGTGGAAACGATCTATGGCAGGGATACCGGGCGCTTCCGGGTGCTGGACGTGCTCACCACGCTCGCCTTTGCCTATCCCGAGGCGCCCAACCGGGCGGCGCGCATGGCGTTTTTCCGGGGCGAGCTGGAAAACGCGCTGCTGCTGGCGCGCAAGTCGAACATCGAACCGCTGTCCATGCTCGGCTCCTTCGCCGGGGCCATCGGCATGCCGCAGTTCATGCCGGGCAGCGTGCTGGCGTACGGGGTCGACTACGACAACGATGGCAACATCGACCTGCGCAACTCGGCGGTGGACGCGATCGGCAGCGTGGCCAGTTTCCTGGTCCAGCACGGCTGGCAGGCAAAGCAGAGCGGCCCGATCGTGTATCCGGCGCGCGTCTCCGACGAGCGCGTGTGGGAAAGCTTCCTCAACCAGGGCCTGGCGGCCAAATTCCGGGACGACGAGTTGCGCGCCGGCGGCGTGAGCAGCAGCGCCATCCTCCCGCCAAGCCAGCGCTATGGCTTGATCGACTTGCCCAACGGCGGCGATCCGACCGAGTACCGCATCGCCACCGATAATTTTTTCGCTATCACGCAATACAACCGCTCTTACTTTTACGCCATGTCGGTCATCGAACTGGGTCGCACCATCCGCCTGAGCCGATCGGGACAGCCCCTTGCATCCGGGGAAACTTTGTAAAAGAATCTAACGCACGGAGCGGTTTTTTGGCGCACAAGGCCTGCGCCGGACACCTCATTCTGGTCAAGAGTATCCCCACGAATATTCATTCGTGCTCCATAGAAACCCCTCTTGCGTTAATATACTCAGAAACATGTTGCTAATAAGCCAGTTCTGTTTAGAATTGTGCGGCGAAGGCATGTAAATTGTCTTACACTTAAGTTTTCTTGGAAAACAATTAGTTTTTCAGTGATTTTGTGAGAGAATTGCAATGCGGCTATGTTGCGATCAGACAACACAACCGACATCATTTTGTAATCTGTTATTGCTTTTCAGTATTAGATTACAAAACCTTGTACAATTGTGTATATTTTTTAAAAAGTGTTACCCAAGATAAATTCGCAAGCGCACTTCGACGGTGGTTGACCAGCAGCGAGAGCTCCGCGTGTTTGACTTAGCAGCACCACTCACAATAGGAATTATTGACATCATGACAAACCAAGTCGGCATTGATATGAACAGCGATTCGGACTCCGATGATCTGCTGCAATACAACCCAAATCGTTTATTGGACACGCTGATCGAAAATCTGCGTCTCAAGAACGATGCAGCCCTGTCGCGCGCGCTGGAAGTGGCGCCGCCAGTGATCTCGAAGATCCGTCACCACCGCCTGCCGGTCGGCGCCTCCCTGCTGATCCGCATGCACGAAGTAAGCGACCTGTCGATCCGCGACCTGCGCTACTTGATGGGCGACCGCCGCAACAAGTTCCGCATCAGCGACAAGCAGTTCAAGCCAAAAGAAGGCGATCCAGCGTAATAGCGGGATCGGTCGGGCCGCGCCGCACAGGCGCAGCCGGATAAGCCCATGCATTGCCCTGTGGGGGGCGGCGCACGGGAAGCACACAAAAACGCCTTCCACCATGAACGGGTCATCGACTCGTTCGCGGTGGAAGGCGTTTGTTTTTGTGCGGGGCAGCGCTGGCCCCGCCGGGAATTATGCGGGGAACACGCCGGTCGACAGGTACCGGTCGCCGCGGTCGCACACGATGAACACGATGGTGGCGTTTTCCACCGTCTGCGAGATGCGCAGGGCGATCTCGCAGGCGCCGGCGGCCGAGATGCCGCAAAAAATGCCTTCTTCGGCCGCCATGCGGCGCGCCATCTGCTCGGCCGCGGCCTGGCTCACGTTCTCGACCTGGTCGACCCTGGCCTTGTCGAAGATTTTGGGCAGATAGGCTTCGGGCCACTTGCGGATGCCCGGGATCTGCGAGCCGTCTTCCGGCTGGGCGCCGATGATCTGCACCGCCGGGTTCTGCTCCTTGAGGTACTGCGACACGCCCATGATGGTGCCGGTGGTGCCCATGGCGCTGACAAAGTGGGTGACGCCGCCGTTGGTATCGCGCCAGATCTCGGGACCGGTCGATTCGTAGTGGGCGCGCGGATTATCCAGGTTGCCGAACTGGTCGAGGATGATGCCCTTGCCGTCGCGCTGCAACTGATCGGCCATGTCGCGCGCGTATTCCATGCCGCCGGTCTTGGGCGTGAGGATGATCTGGGCGCCGTAGGCGGCCATGCTCTGGCGCCGTTCGATCGAGAGGTATTCGGGCATGAGCAGCAGCATCTTGTAGCCGCGGATGGCCGCCGCCATCGCCAGCGCGATGCCGGTGTTGCCGCTGGTCGCTTCGATCAGGGTGTCGCCCGGCTTGATCTGGCCGCGTTCTTCGGCGCGGCGCAGCATCGACATGGCGGCGCGGTCCTTGACCGAACCGGCCGGATTATCGCCTTCCATCTTGCCGAGGATGATGTTGTTGCGGGCTTCCGCATCGGCGCCCGGCAGGCGCACCAGGCGCACCAGCGGGGTGTTGCCGATCGTATCTTCGATGGTCATGTAGGGCATGGGCTACTCTTTGCAGTTCGACAAAACACCATTCTAATCCACGATGCTCTTGTGCGTTTGAGACAGGGTCGCTTGCAGCCGGCCAGCTGCTAGACTGACAGCTGTTCCCCTCACCAGAGCCGACTTCCCATGAGCACCCTGCCCGCCCCTGACTTTATTCCCGACAACAGCATCAACGAGCGCTTCGAGAGTTCGATGAGCAAATACGAGTCGCGCCGCGACCAGATGTTTCCTGTGCTGACAGAGGCCGACATCGCGCGCCTGCGCCGCTTCGGCAGCGAGGGACGCTGGCACGACGGCGACGCCATTTTCGTGGCGGGCGGCGGCAATCCGGGAATGATGATCGTGCTGGCGGGCGAAGTGCGCATCAGCCAGCGCGATGGCATGGGCAACAGCCACCGGATCGTCGACCACGGCCCCGGCCACTTCACGGCCGACGTCGGACAATTGTCGGGCAGCCCGGCGCTGGTGAGCGCGCACGCGGTCGGCACGGTCGACGCGCTGATCGTCACGCCCGACGCGCTGCGCGCGCTGGTGGTGGCCGAAGCGGAGCTGGGCGAGCGCATCATGCGGGCCTTGATTTTGCGGCGCGTGGGCCTGATCGAAGCGGGCACAAGCGCGCCGGTGCTGGTCGGCCCGCCCGGCAGCGCCGACCTGTTCCGCCTGCAGACTTTTTTGACCAGCAACGGCCAACCGCACATGGTGCTCGATCCGGCCACCAGCCCGAACGCCGAGGCGCTGATCCGCATGTACCAGCCCGGCCCGCACGAACTGCCGCTGGTGGTGTGCCCGGACGGCGTGGTCAAGAAAAATCCCAGCCTGACCGAGCTGGGTCGCTGCCTCGGCATGCTGCCCGAGCTGGACCCGGACAAGGTATTTGACGTACTGGTGGTGGGGGCCGGGCCGTCCGGACTGGCGACGGCGGTGTATGCGGCCTCGGAAGGCTTGTCGGTGCTGGTGGTGGAAAACCGCGCGTTCGGCGGCCAGGCCGGCGCCAGCGCGCGCATCGAAAACTACCTCGGCTTCCCGACCGGGATTTCGGGCCGCGCGCTGGCCGGACGGGCCTTCGTGCAATCGCAAAAATTCGGCGCGCAGGTGGCCATTCCGGCTGCTGCCGACAAGCTGCTGTGCGACCAGTATCCGCTGCGCCTGTCGCTGGCCGGCGGCGGCCAGGTGCAGGCGCGCGCGGTGGTGCTGGCGTGCGGGGCGCGCTACCGCAAGCCGGACCTGGCCGACCTGGCCACGTACGAAGGCTGCGGCGTGTATTACTGGGCCTCGCCGCTGGAAGGCCGGCAGTGCCAGGGCGAAGACGTGGTGCTGGTCGGCGGCGGCAATTCGGCCGGGCAGGCCGCCGTGTTTTTGTCGGGGCATGCGAAGACGGTGCACATGCTGATCCGCGGGGCCGGGCTGGCGGCGAGCATGTCGAGTTACCTGATCGAGCGGATTGCGGCGACGCCGAATATCGTGCTGCACACGCATACCAGATTGATCAAGTTGGAAGGCGATGGGCAACGGCTGACGGGCGTGCGCTGGCAGCGTCGCGACGAGGCCGAAGAAAGCCACGCGGTGCGCAGCGTGTTTTTGTTCGTGGGGGCCGATCCGAATTCGGGCTGGCTGGAGGATTGCGGCGTGCAGGTCGACCAGCATGGGTTCGTGATGACGGGCACCGATGTGATGATGGCGCGCTGCAGGGTGACGGGCCAGATGCTCAATACCGATGGGACGCTGCACGGGCATCTGGAAACCACGGTGCCGGGGGTGTTTGCGATTGGCGATGTGCGCGCGGGGTCAACCAAGCGGGTCGCCGCAGCCGTGGGAGAAGGCGCGGCGGTGGTGGCGCAGTTGCATGCGTATTTGGCGGTGAAGTAGACGCTGTAGTTACCGCTATCCTGAAAACCGTCGTTCCCGCGAAGGCGGGAACCCAAGTTCATGCCGATGCCTGTGGCGGATCAATAAACTTGGGTTCCCGCCTTCGCGGGAACGACGGAACTAATTGTAGCGAGCGCGTTAAGTGCACATCAGCGCAGCGGCGTCGGATACGTCGCCACGCTCACATTCCCATCCTTATCCACCGCCTGCACGCCGAAGAAGTAATTATCCTTCGACAGCTTCACCGTCGCCTCGGTCACATTCCCCACGAATAAAGATCCCTGCCACTGCGCGGCGGTGGTCTCGCGCCAGACGATGCGGTAGCCTGCCAGATCGGGCTCACCGTTGGCCTGCCACACCAGCGAGGAATCGTTCTCCAGCTTCGCGGTGCGCATCTGCACCTTCTGCGGCGCGCCCGGGGCTAGCGACAGCGTCGCCAGCGCCGCCGCGTTCACCCGCGTCACGCGCGCGATGTAGTTGTAGTCGTTGAACTCGGGCAGATCGCCATACTGCAGCGTGCCTTCCTTGCGCACGTTCTGGTGCTGGTGCGTGAAGTCTTCGTTCGGCTCCGTGAAGCGCAGCGCCGGATAGCCGCGCTCCAGGAACGGCATATGGTCGCCGCCGCGCAGATACCGGTCGCGCCGCTGGATCACGTTCACCGTAAAGCCAGGCACGTAGCGCTCCCCCACTTCCTTCACATGGCGCGCCAGCTGGCGCGAGGTCGAATCGTTTTCTCCGCCGGTGGCCAGCAGGGCGCGGCTCGTTTCGCTGTTCTCCTTGGTCGCCGGGACCGATTCGGCGAACAAGCGCACCTGCTTGTCGTCCACGCGGCCGTCGTCGGCGCGCGAGCTGCCGATGATATCGTTGGTGAACATGCCCTGCAGGTTCAGGTTCTTCAGCCTTGCCTGTTCGGCCCAATGCGCGGCGCCCAGCAAACCCTGCTCCTCCGCCGCCACCGCCATGAAGACGATGGTCGCGTCGAACTTGTGGCGCGCCATGACGCAGGCCATTTCCATCACAGCCGCGGTGCCGGAAGCGTCGTCGTTGGCGCCGGGCGAGTCGCCCGTCGCATCCATGATGTCGGTATTGCGCGAGTCGTAGTGACCGCTGACAACGTAAATGCGCTCTTTCGACGCCGGCTGCGTGCCGGGCAGGGTCGCCACGATGTTGACGATTTCAGTCGGGCGCGAAATGCGCGCCGATACCGGCGTGACATGGCTGTCGAAGCTCACCTGCAGGCGTCCGCCGGCAGCGGCGCCGCAACGTTCCAGTTCGGCCTTGATCCAGCGCCGCGCGGCGCCGATGCCGACCGTGTCGGAGACGGTGTCGGACATGGTGTGGCGCGTCTTGAAGCCCACCAGCTTGCGCACGTGCGCTTCGATACGCTGCGGCGAAATGTCGCCGACGATCTTGTCGATCTGCGGCTGGCGGCGCGCAATGTCGGGGCTCGCGGGGGCTTGCGCGGCGCAGGCGCCGGCAGCGGCGGCGATCAGGGTGGCCAGCAGGGATTTGGTGAACGGGACAGATGCCATGAGGGGTCCTTTGCGACGGGCGACGGGTGAATGGGCGCCGTCATCTTCTCACGACCCGGCGCGCGCAAGTGCGTCCATACAGCGAAAAAACTTTGCCCGCGCCGCGCGTGCGCCCATGAAAAAACCCCGCGGCATAACGGCGGGGTTTTTGGCAAACCACGCAACACTTACATCTTGGCCGGAGCCGCCGCCGGTTTGGCGGCTGGAGCCGGTTTGCCCGCGGCAGCAGGCGCCTTGGCGGCGCCGGCGCCGTCAAACGGCTTGCCCGCTACCTGCAGCCCCGCCTGCGACAGCTTGGCGGCGCGCTTGTCGCCCACGCCCTTGACGCGCTTGGAAAAGTCGGCCCAGTCCTTGAACTCGCCGCCCTTGGTGCGCTCCTCCAGGATCAGCTTGGAGGTGGAGGGCCCGACGCCCTTCACACTGTCGAGTGCGGCTGCGTCCGCCTTGTTCACGTCGACCTGGGCAAACGCCATGCTCATCGCGGCCACCAGCGCTGCAACTGCAAGCATCAATTTACGGATCATGTTGTGTCTCCATCAGATTGTAGGGACGCGGTTGCGCCCCCAACAAGCTAACGGACGATGCAGCACAATGTTGACCGCTCCGATTGAGCGTTATCAGAACAGCAAAATGCCATTCGTGTAGGCAGACTCGGCGCTGGCTGACAGGCGGAACATTACAGGCCGAACAGTTCCTCGCGCGTCACGGTCGCAGTGCCGAGCTTGCCTACGACGATGCCGCCGGCGCGGTTCGCCGTCATGATGGCGTCGGCCATCGGCATGCCGGCGCCCAGCATCGAGGCCATGGTCGCGATGACGGTGTCGCCGGCGCCGGAGACATCGAACACTTCGCGCGCGTCGGCGTGCATGTGCAGCACTTCGCTGGCGGTGTACAAACTCATGCCCTCCTCCGAGCGCGTGAGCAGCAGCGCATCGAGGCGCAATTCGGCGCGCAGGGCCTGGGCCTTGGCGGTGAGCTGGTCCTCGGACGACCAGCTGCCGACGATGCGGCGGAACTCCGACTTGTTCGGCGTGAGCACGGTGGCGCCGGCATAGCGCGAAAAATCGTCGCCCTTGGGGTCGACCATGACGACCTTGCCGGCCGCGCGGCCCGCCTCGATCATGTGCGCCACATTCACCAGGCTGCCCTTGTTGTAGTCCGACAGGATCACCACATCGTAATCGGGCAGCAGTGCATTGAACTGGGTGAGCTTGTCGCGCAGGACGGTATCGGTGGGCGCATCCTCGAAATCGATGCGCAGCAGCTGCTGCTGGCGGCCGATGACGCGCAGCTTGATGATGGTGGAAATGGCCGGGTCGCGCTGCAGGTAGCTGTCGATGCGCGACTCGGCCAGCAGCTGCGCCACCTGCTCGCCCGCTTCGTCGGCGCCGACCACGCCCAGGAGGCCGCAGCGCGCGCCAAGAGCGGCCGCATTGCGCGCCACGTTGGCGGCGCCGCCCAGGCGCTCTTCGCGCTTTTCGATGCGCACGATCGGCACCGGCGCTTCCGGCGAGATGCGGCTGACATCGCCGAACCAGTAGCGGTCCAGCATCACGTCGCCGACGACCAGGATGCGCACCGCGGCCAGGTCGGGCGCGGCGATGAAGGGATGGCTGTCGGCGCTGAGCAGGCGCGCGGGAGTGGCGGTGTGATTGGTCATCGTGATCGAATACGTTTAGTTCATGACATTGAGTTCTTCGGTGCGGCGCGGCGGGTAGGTCTCCCAGCGGCTGCATCCCGGGCACTGCCAGTAAAATTGGCGCGCCTTGAAGCCGCAGTGGCTGCACTGGTAGCGCGCCAGCTTCTGGGTGTAGCCGCGCACCAGGTTCTTCACCATCGACAGCTCCTCCCAGACATCGGCCGGCGCGTCCATCAGGCGCGCTTCGAGCAGCTTGTCGAGGCCGAGCAGGGTCGGATTGCGGCGCAGTTCCTCGATCATCAGCTGCTTGGCCGCGTCCACGCCATCGAGTTCGATGACGGCCTTGAACACCACTTCGATCAGGTCGATCGAGGACGCTTCGGCCAGGTAGGAGCGCAGCAGGTTCACGCCTTCCTGCGGGCGGCCAACCTTGCGGTAGCCATCCATCAGGCGCTGCGCGACCAGGGCCACGTGCGGCACGCTTTGCTGCTCGACGCGGCGCCAGGTGACCAGCGCGCCTTCGGCGTCGCCCTTGACCAGCTGGGCGTCGCCGGTCAGCAGGGTCGCGCGCACGTTCTTGCGGTCCGCGTGCAGGGCTTTGTCGAGCAGCGCGAGGGCATCGTCGGTGTGCATGTGGACCAGCGCATCCTGGGCCAGCTCGCAGTAGAACTGGGCGATTTCCTTCTGGCGCGCGCCGGCGCCGGACTCCTGCAGGCCGAGCGCCGCTTCGATCGCGCGCGGCCACTCCTTTTCACGCTGGTAGATTTCGAGCAGGGCGCGGCGCGCCTGGGCGCCGTAGGAGGTTTCGAGCAGCAGGTTGAAGGTTTCCTCGGCGCGGTCGAGCAGGCCGGCCTTGAGATAATCCATGCCCAGTTCGTACTGGCCGTGGGCTTTCTCGTCGGCCGGCAGGTCGGGGCGCGAGAGCAGGTTCTGGTGGACGCGGATGGCGCGCTCGATCTCGCCGCGGCGGCGGAACAGGTTGCCGAGGGCGAAGTGCATCTCGACCGTTTCCGGATCGAGCTTGACGATATCGATGAAGGCATCGATAGCCTTGTCGGGCTGCTCGTTGAGCAGGAAATTCAAGCCGCGAAAGTACCCACGCGGCAAGGTGCGCGATTCGGAGAGCAGTTGCTTGATGTCGACGCGCGCGGCGATCCATCCCAGGGCGAAAAACAATGGGATGCCAAGCAACATCCAGATTTCAAATTCCATGCGGTTCTTTTTGTTGGTTTTTCAGATGGGTTACTGCTGGGTGTTGACGCTGTCCGGCTGCGGCTGGGACACATTGGTACGCGCCACGGTTTGCAGGGCGACGATGGTGTTCTTGTGTTTTGACGTTTCGCGGCGGTGGCGGAACACGGTGGGCGTGACAGCCAGGATGCCGAGGGCGGCGCCGGCCACGAAAAAGCCCAGCAGCATCAGCACCAGGGGGCCGCGCAGTTCGTAATTCAGGAAAAAGTGCAGATCGACTTCCTGGGTATTCTTCAGCGCGAAGCCGAAAAACAGGATAAACAGAATAAATCCAACGATGGTGGATACAAATTTCATCAGCCAGGTCCAGTCTGAAAAGGTCGCAAGTGTCGCATATTACACCAAAACGACGGCCTCCCGGCCGTCGCCCCCGCGCAAGGCGGGGGCCTATAGCACCTATGAGCAAAGGTGCTATGGATCCCCGCCTGCGCGGGGAGTCGATTCTGCTAATGGCAGGATCGACGGCACAGACGAAAAAAAACGGCATCCAAGGATGCCGTTCTTCTGTGTCGACAAACGACTCAGTCTTCAATAATCGGCTGCCCGACCATCGCATCTACCCGTTCGCGCAATTGCTTGCCCGGCTTGAAGTGCGGTACCCGTTTTTCGGGAACCATCACCTTGTCGCCGGACTTGGGATTGCGTCCGATGCGCGGCGGCCGGCTGTTCAGGGCAAAACTGCCGAAACCACGGATCTCGATGCGCTGACCAGTCGCCAAGGCGTTGGTCATGGCATCGAGAATGGTCTTGACAGCGTACTCCGCATCCTTGGCCACCAGCTGAGAATAGCGCTCAGCCAGGCGGTTAATCAACTCGGACTTCGTCATCTGTCGATTCCGAGTGTCTTAGTTCTTGTTGTCGAACTTAGCTTTCAACAGTGCGCCCAGGCTGGTGGTGCCCGATGCTGCATTGTTGTCGGAGGACGAAGCCATCTTCTGCATCGCTTCCTGGGTCTCGACATTGTCTTTCGCTTTGATCGACAGCTGGATGCTGCGCGCTTTGCGGTCAATGTTGATAACCAGAGCTTCAACCGAATCGCCAACCTTCAGGTGGGTACCGGCATCTTCAACGCGGTCGCGCGAGATTTCGGAAGCACGCAGGTAGCCTTCAACTTCTTCGGACAGCTGGATGACAGCGCCCTTAGGCTCGACCGACTTGACCGTACCCGTTACCAGGGAGCCTTTGTCGTTCATTGCAGCGAAGTTGTTGAATGGGTCGCCTTCGAGTTGCTTGACACCCAGGGAAACGCGCTCGCGCTCGACGTCGATCGCCAGAACGATGGCTTCCAGTTCGTCGCCCTTTTTGAAACGGCGGACAGCTTCTTCGCCGGTTTCGGTCCAGGACAGGTCGGACAGGTGCACCAGACCATCGATGTTGCCGGCCAGGCCGATGAACACGCCGAAGTCGGTGATCGACTTGATCGCGCCGCGGACTTTGTCGCCCTTCTTGTGGGTAACGCCGAAGTCATCCCATGGATTCGCTTTGCACTGCTTCATGCCCAGCGAAATACGGCGACGCTCTTCGTCGATCTCGAGAACCATGACTTCCACTTCGTCGCCCAGCTGCACAACTTTGTTTGGTGCCACATTCTTGTTGGTCCAGTCCATTTCGGAAACGTGAACCAGACCTTCGATACCCTGCTCAACTTCCACGAACGCGCCGTAGTCGGTGAGGTTCGTTACTTTGCCGAACAGACGGGTGCTTTGTGGGTAACGACGGGACAGACCGGTCCAAGGATCGTCGCCCAGTTGCTTCACGCCCAGCGAAACACGGTTCTTTTCCTGATCGTACTTCAGGACTTTGGCGGTGATTTCCTGGCCAACGGTCAGCACTTCCGATGGGTGACGCACACGACGCCATGCCAGATCGGTGATGTGCAGCAGGCCGTCGATACCGCCCAGATCCACGAACGCGCCGTAGTCGGTGATGTTCTTGACGACGCCGGTAACCACGGTGCCTTCTTTCAGCGTTTCCATCAGTTTCTGACGCTCTTCGCCCATCGACGCTTCGATGACGGCGCGGCGGGACAGAACCACGTTGTTACGCTTACGGTCGAGCTTGATGACCTTGAATTCCAGGGTCTTGCCTTCGAACGGGGTGGTGTCCTTGACAGGACGGGTGTCGACCAGCGAACCCGGCAGGAACGCGCGGATGCCGTTGGTCAGAACGGTCAGGCCGCCCTTGACTTTGCCATTGACGGTACCGACGACGATCTCGCCCGATTCCATGGCTTTTTCCAGAGCCAGCCACGATGCCAGGCGTTTTGCCTTGTCGCGCGACAGGATGGTGTCGCCGAAACCGTTTTCCAGCGATTCAATCGCTACGGAAACGAAATCGCCGACTTGAACTTCCAGTTCGCCCTGGTCGTTCTTGAATTCTTCGATAGGAATGAAAGCTTCGGATTTGAGGCCAGCGTTCACGATCACGAAATTGTGGTCGAGACGCACGACTTCAGCGGAAATAACTTCGCCGGAGCGCATATCTTGGCGCGACAACGATTCCTCGAAGAGCGCTGCAAAACTTTCCATACCGGTTGCTTCAGTTGTTGCTGTTGACATAGTTTGTACACGAGTTAGCCAGCAGAGATCGCACCATGCGACTTAAACTGGGTTATAGGTTGATTCAACGCCTGCAATGGCACTATTGCAATTGCAAGCACCCATTGCTACTTCAGACTACGACTGCTTGGTGTGCGCATACCATTTCAGCACTTCCTCGACCGCTTCGTCAGCGGTCATATTGGACGTATCGAGCAGGTGCGCCCCTTCTGCCGGCATCAATGGCGCGATGGCCCGGTAAGTATCACGGTCGTCGCGCGCCTTCAAATCGGACAGGAGGTCTTCTATGTTAGCAGAAAACCCCTTGTCAATCAATTGCTTATATCGGCGTTGCGCGCGCGCCTCGGTACTGGCGGTCAGGAACACCTTCAGTTGCGCGTGCGGAAAGATTACCGTTCCCATGTCGCGACCATCGGCGACCAGGCCGGGCGCGCGCCGAAAGCCCAGCTGCAGGGCGAACAGGGCTTGGCGCACGGCGGGCAGCGCGGCGATTTTCGATGCCATGTTGCCAACCTCCTCCGCGCGGATGAGTTGAGTGACATTTTCCTTGGCCAGCAAGATTTCGCCGCCGCTGAAGCTGGCGGGGAGGTGTTCGGCCAGCTTGGCGAGGGCGTGCTCGTCGGCCAGCTCCGTACCGCGGCGCAAGGCCATCAGCGCGGTCAGGCGGTATAGGGCGCCCGAATCGAGGTAATGAAAGCCGAGGCGATCGGCCACCTTGTGCGCGACGGTGCCCTTGCCGGACGCGGTGGGGCCATCGATGGCGATGACGGGGATGTTCGAATGTGGCATGGGACTGTGTCCTGGTGAAATCACTATAAAACGTGCAAAAACGGCGCTCTGGCAAAAATCCTACAACCTGGATCAAATTCCCACAACCGGGGTCAGAGCTCTGACTCGAAACATTGCAAATCCGCGCAACCGGGGTCTGACCTCTGATTAGAAATTAGTTGCCGAACCAAGGACAGACCCGGGATCGCCAGCCGCGGTTTTGCAACGATACTCAGGCGTGCCATTGCTTCCCGCCTGCCTTATCGAGACGGAGCTTAGTTTAGCGGCAACAGGTTCTATCGCTGTAATGCAATTAATTTCTAATTAAAGCTCTGACCCCGGTTGTAGGAAGTCGGAGCCACGCTGCAGGAGAAAACTGGGGTCTGGCCCCGGTTTTGCAACTATTGGGGCTTAAATCAGGTTCTCGTGAGCGATGCCGGCGAAGGCGTCGAAGTAGTCGGGGAAGGTCTTGGCGACGCATTTCGGGTCGTTGATGCGCATCGTGTTGCCACGCCGCGCTTTGCCGTCCAGGCTCGCCAGCGAGAAACACATCGCCATCCGGTGGTCATCATAGGTGTCGATCGTCGCGGCACGCAATTCGCCTTCCGGCGGCGTGACCGAGATGAAGTCCGGCCCCTCCACCACGATCGCGCCCAGCTTGCGCAATTCGGTCGCCATCGCGGCCAGGCGGTCCGTTTCCTTCACCCTCCAGCTGGCGATGTTGCGCAAGGTAGTGGTGCCGTCGGCGTACAGCGCGGCCACGGCAATCGTCATCGCGGCGTCCGGAATATGATTGAAGTCGGCGTCGATGGCTTTCAGTACGCCGTTCGAGCGCGCTTCGATCCAGTTGTCGCCGCGCGTGATCGTCGCGCCCATCTGTTCCAGCGCCTCGGCAAAGCGCACGTCGCCCTGGATGCTGTCGCGCCCCACTCCCTCAACCCGGATCGGACCGCCGCCAATCGCGCCGGCTGCCAGGAAGTACGAGGCCGACGAGGCGTCGCCTTCCACGTGGATCGTGCCCGGACTCGCATAGCGCTGCCCCGGCTGCACCGTGAACGATTGCCAGCCATCCTGCTCCACCGTCACGCCGAAACGCCGCATCAGGTTCAGGGTGATTTCAATGTACGGCTTGGAGATCAGTTCACCGACGACGTCGATCGTCACC of the Massilia violaceinigra genome contains:
- the lapB gene encoding lipopolysaccharide assembly protein LapB, which produces MEFEIWMLLGIPLFFALGWIAARVDIKQLLSESRTLPRGYFRGLNFLLNEQPDKAIDAFIDIVKLDPETVEMHFALGNLFRRRGEIERAIRVHQNLLSRPDLPADEKAHGQYELGMDYLKAGLLDRAEETFNLLLETSYGAQARRALLEIYQREKEWPRAIEAALGLQESGAGARQKEIAQFYCELAQDALVHMHTDDALALLDKALHADRKNVRATLLTGDAQLVKGDAEGALVTWRRVEQQSVPHVALVAQRLMDGYRKVGRPQEGVNLLRSYLAEASSIDLIEVVFKAVIELDGVDAAKQLMIEELRRNPTLLGLDKLLEARLMDAPADVWEELSMVKNLVRGYTQKLARYQCSHCGFKARQFYWQCPGCSRWETYPPRRTEELNVMN
- a CDS encoding integration host factor subunit beta; the encoded protein is MTKSELINRLAERYSQLVAKDAEYAVKTILDAMTNALATGQRIEIRGFGSFALNSRPPRIGRNPKSGDKVMVPEKRVPHFKPGKQLRERVDAMVGQPIIED
- the rfaE1 gene encoding D-glycero-beta-D-manno-heptose-7-phosphate kinase; amino-acid sequence: MTNHTATPARLLSADSHPFIAAPDLAAVRILVVGDVMLDRYWFGDVSRISPEAPVPIVRIEKREERLGGAANVARNAAALGARCGLLGVVGADEAGEQVAQLLAESRIDSYLQRDPAISTIIKLRVIGRQQQLLRIDFEDAPTDTVLRDKLTQFNALLPDYDVVILSDYNKGSLVNVAHMIEAGRAAGKVVMVDPKGDDFSRYAGATVLTPNKSEFRRIVGSWSSEDQLTAKAQALRAELRLDALLLTRSEEGMSLYTASEVLHMHADAREVFDVSGAGDTVIATMASMLGAGMPMADAIMTANRAGGIVVGKLGTATVTREELFGL
- a CDS encoding LapA family protein, with the translated sequence MKFVSTIVGFILFILFFGFALKNTQEVDLHFFLNYELRGPLVLMLLGFFVAGAALGILAVTPTVFRHRRETSKHKNTIVALQTVARTNVSQPQPDSVNTQQ
- the rpsA gene encoding 30S ribosomal protein S1, whose translation is MSTATTEATGMESFAALFEESLSRQDMRSGEVISAEVVRLDHNFVIVNAGLKSEAFIPIEEFKNDQGELEVQVGDFVSVAIESLENGFGDTILSRDKAKRLASWLALEKAMESGEIVVGTVNGKVKGGLTVLTNGIRAFLPGSLVDTRPVKDTTPFEGKTLEFKVIKLDRKRNNVVLSRRAVIEASMGEERQKLMETLKEGTVVTGVVKNITDYGAFVDLGGIDGLLHITDLAWRRVRHPSEVLTVGQEITAKVLKYDQEKNRVSLGVKQLGDDPWTGLSRRYPQSTRLFGKVTNLTDYGAFVEVEQGIEGLVHVSEMDWTNKNVAPNKVVQLGDEVEVMVLEIDEERRRISLGMKQCKANPWDDFGVTHKKGDKVRGAIKSITDFGVFIGLAGNIDGLVHLSDLSWTETGEEAVRRFKKGDELEAIVLAIDVERERVSLGVKQLEGDPFNNFAAMNDKGSLVTGTVKSVEPKGAVIQLSEEVEGYLRASEISRDRVEDAGTHLKVGDSVEALVINIDRKARSIQLSIKAKDNVETQEAMQKMASSSDNNAASGTTSLGALLKAKFDNKN
- the cmk gene encoding (d)CMP kinase — protein: MPHSNIPVIAIDGPTASGKGTVAHKVADRLGFHYLDSGALYRLTALMALRRGTELADEHALAKLAEHLPASFSGGEILLAKENVTQLIRAEEVGNMASKIAALPAVRQALFALQLGFRRAPGLVADGRDMGTVIFPHAQLKVFLTASTEARAQRRYKQLIDKGFSANIEDLLSDLKARDDRDTYRAIAPLMPAEGAHLLDTSNMTADEAVEEVLKWYAHTKQS